One Candidatus Nitronauta litoralis genomic window, GTGAACAAAAAGTCCGTGTCGTTCCCGGAGCTTTGCGGACCCGGGATGTCCGGGTGGGAAACCACCTTGCGGTAAGTCCGGGAGCCTTGCCCCGTTTCCTGAAAAGATTTGAAACGGTTTATGGCAGCCTGGGTAAATCAGAAATGATTCTGGCCACTGCCGCGGCTCATCACCGACTATTGTGGATTCACCCGTTCATAGATGGCAATGGCAGGGTGGCACGAATCATGTCCCATGCCATCCTGCTCGATACCCTGGACACAGGTGGGGTGTGGTCTGTAGCGCGGGGCCTGGCAAGAAGTGTAGACCAATACAAAAACCTGCTGCAACAATCCGACCTCCCACGTCGAAATGATTTGGATGGTCGGGGCAGTTTAAGCGAGGAGGGGCTGGCTGAATTTACACGGTATTTTCTTGAAGTCTGTCGAGACCAGGTAGTTTTCATGGAAAGCCTGGTGCAACCTGAGCGATTACGCACCCGCATATTGATTTGGGCAGAAGAAGAAATACGAATGAAAGCATTACCCGAAAAGGCAGGGAAAATACTGGAGGCTGTTCTTTTCCGGGGTGAGTTACCACGTGGAGATATTCCTCAAATTGTGGGTGCGGTAGACCGACA contains:
- a CDS encoding Fic family protein, whose product is MEPMVLPQDSSHRSGLMDIALDLAAKSSGFRRSLAPGIYQALAPLVRTMNCYYSNLIEDHNTHPVDIERSMKNDFSEEPKKRNLQMEARAHVLCQEWVDEGGLQDRFYTVEGLREIHRLFCENLPDDLLWVEDNESEQKVRVVPGALRTRDVRVGNHLAVSPGALPRFLKRFETVYGSLGKSEMILATAAAHHRLLWIHPFIDGNGRVARIMSHAILLDTLDTGGVWSVARGLARSVDQYKNLLQQSDLPRRNDLDGRGSLSEEGLAEFTRYFLEVCRDQVVFMESLVQPERLRTRILIWAEEEIRMKALPEKAGKILEAVLFRGELPRGDIPQIVGAVDRHARRITSALIKAGVLTSDNQRAPLRLAFPAKLADRWLPNLFPEKPD